One genomic region from Sphingobacterium multivorum encodes:
- a CDS encoding DUF3575 domain-containing protein, with the protein MKLRYLTMLTLGMCTISGLKAQEKSNLIKLNLWPLSVGNIALEYERSLNEHLSINGTISYRPKTNLPFKSLWESVFDDDNNILGEAKLGAFSITPEVRFYLGNKEVSKGFYIAPFVKYANYSVHTKITVDESNYHREVPLSGSLDAFTGGVAVGNQWKLGQNIYLDWRIVGPGYGFNNGKFEGKTPLNADEQREVRRQLDEFDSNLMKIKKEVNADGVTLSTSGPFAGIRTALSIGYRF; encoded by the coding sequence ATGAAATTGCGCTACCTTACGATGCTTACTCTTGGGATGTGTACTATCTCTGGATTAAAAGCACAAGAAAAATCAAATCTTATCAAACTAAATCTTTGGCCCCTATCTGTCGGGAATATTGCATTGGAGTATGAAAGATCGCTCAATGAGCACCTATCGATCAATGGAACGATAAGTTATCGTCCAAAAACCAACTTACCCTTTAAATCCCTATGGGAATCTGTTTTTGATGATGATAATAATATTTTGGGTGAAGCTAAATTAGGCGCTTTTTCCATTACCCCCGAAGTACGTTTCTACCTCGGGAATAAAGAAGTGTCAAAAGGATTCTATATCGCGCCCTTTGTCAAATACGCCAATTACAGTGTACACACAAAGATTACCGTCGATGAATCAAATTATCACCGTGAAGTACCTCTATCAGGCAGTTTAGATGCTTTTACCGGTGGGGTAGCTGTCGGTAACCAATGGAAACTTGGACAAAACATCTATTTAGACTGGCGCATTGTCGGTCCCGGTTATGGCTTCAACAATGGAAAGTTCGAAGGGAAAACTCCATTAAATGCAGACGAACAACGCGAAGTAAGGAGACAACTGGATGAATTTGATAGTAATCTCATGAAAATCAAAAAAGAAGTAAATGCGGATGGCGTAACACTAAGCACTAGCGGACCGTTTGCCGGTATTCGCACCGCATTATCCATAGGCTACCGGTTTTAA
- a CDS encoding glycoside hydrolase, translating to MLKLTSRWNRLYTVLAVVSTFSIFSCQKTSLTLESSEAQLNKKAAVSAQAGATIATLNWDQTYQKIDGFGAFGGRIVPFFESAKRDSILDYLWGGSGLKLNILRGKVLHTYPFNQQTKVVTIKPAGVSIDVDPNSATYQNLTADEKEQLGQVWIIKKAKERHAVPFVMASTWTPPLYMKTNTSSISAKWFNGLNFNTSSTAFARYLTGFVKSFQNEGITINAISPSNEPENVFSDWDASYWDASHLGQFITNNLRPELNSAGLQSTKIISSENAAWGTADNFLSGMDRSNVDILAGHGYVEISGIITGQRGFNQSPSMWNFSIGGKPMWVTEASDDGGNYDSGIEGGLKLAVNMHKLLADCNANAYVFWLGMLAFQNNEALICTKSNGSLEFPKTYDVMGHYSRFVKAGYMRINVAVQNGNGLLISAYKDPQSGKFALVVTNTGTAAVPLDINLTGFASGALNNYQTTASSSGHWGNVGAVTPNSSGVYSLTIPAKSISTLEGNKL from the coding sequence ATGTTAAAATTAACCAGTCGCTGGAACAGGCTTTATACTGTTTTGGCCGTAGTTTCCACATTTTCTATTTTTAGTTGCCAAAAAACTTCATTAACTCTTGAGAGTTCAGAAGCACAACTGAACAAAAAAGCTGCTGTATCCGCGCAAGCAGGAGCGACAATTGCAACATTAAATTGGGATCAAACCTATCAAAAGATTGATGGATTTGGTGCATTCGGAGGCCGGATTGTTCCATTCTTTGAATCCGCAAAAAGAGATAGTATTCTGGATTATTTATGGGGAGGCAGTGGATTGAAACTGAATATCCTTCGTGGTAAGGTACTTCATACCTATCCATTTAATCAACAGACCAAAGTCGTTACCATTAAACCAGCAGGAGTTTCGATTGATGTAGACCCCAATAGTGCGACTTATCAGAATTTGACAGCTGATGAAAAAGAACAGCTTGGACAGGTCTGGATTATCAAGAAAGCTAAAGAGCGCCACGCGGTTCCCTTCGTTATGGCAAGTACCTGGACTCCACCATTATACATGAAGACGAATACGAGCAGTATTTCTGCGAAATGGTTTAATGGACTTAATTTTAATACTTCTTCCACAGCTTTTGCGCGCTATCTGACTGGATTTGTAAAATCGTTTCAAAATGAAGGAATTACAATCAATGCCATCTCCCCTTCAAATGAGCCTGAAAATGTCTTTTCGGATTGGGATGCGTCTTATTGGGATGCTTCGCATCTTGGACAGTTTATTACCAACAACCTCCGCCCAGAATTAAATAGCGCTGGTCTCCAATCCACCAAGATCATATCTTCGGAAAACGCGGCCTGGGGAACAGCCGATAATTTTCTTTCCGGTATGGACAGAAGCAATGTTGATATCCTTGCGGGACATGGCTATGTCGAGATAAGTGGTATCATTACCGGTCAACGTGGGTTTAATCAGAGTCCCTCCATGTGGAATTTTAGTATTGGTGGTAAACCAATGTGGGTAACAGAAGCGTCCGATGATGGCGGCAATTATGACAGTGGCATTGAAGGCGGCTTGAAACTGGCCGTTAATATGCACAAACTACTGGCGGATTGTAACGCCAATGCCTATGTATTTTGGCTAGGGATGCTGGCATTTCAAAATAATGAGGCGCTTATTTGCACAAAAAGTAATGGTTCTTTGGAGTTTCCAAAAACGTATGATGTGATGGGACATTATTCCAGGTTTGTCAAAGCAGGTTATATGCGCATCAATGTAGCGGTTCAAAATGGAAATGGCTTATTGATTTCGGCTTACAAAGATCCTCAATCGGGTAAGTTTGCCTTAGTTGTCACCAACACAGGTACTGCAGCTGTTCCATTGGATATCAACCTCACAGGTTTTGCAAGCGGTGCGTTGAACAATTACCAAACAACGGCAAGCAGTTCTGGCCATTGGGGTAACGTCGGAGCTGTAACACCAAACAGCTCAGGTGTCTATTCCTTAACAATACCTGCTAAAAGTATAAGCACTTTAGAAGGCAACAAACTTTAA
- a CDS encoding serine hydrolase domain-containing protein gives MNILSKPLFILLSTLLLINSLSSKGQYLSPIKTDHKLKNQLDTIVNCSVVDYLSNNNTFSVSIGIYTKGHKTTYTYSKEKLPNADNYYNIGSVAKTFVGALLAQAVLDKKINLDDDIRKYLPGDYSNLQYSGHGIRVKHLANHTSALPKTFRSLPTKVVDSLRGLTIPEQVDYLGKYSRDNLFDDLRKVKPDTVPGTKFSYNSTAVMVLIALLESSYKDSYEHLISAYLKGHLGMHYTTPYLDESQINDVVQGHDNKGQPVPFANLRGFYFGPTMNSTINDMLIYIEANLKLNDRALGLTHQLTYGKDDGFGMGLGWMINHDERGVRYFYHDGNTKIGYNTLCVLYPTDDYGIVIMVNDTVDQRKVSELENDIRHQLLLYNRRQVQPSSSYRKEGLK, from the coding sequence ATGAATATACTATCCAAACCCTTATTTATCCTATTGAGCACCTTGTTGCTAATCAATAGCCTTTCATCAAAAGGACAGTATCTTTCACCCATTAAGACTGACCATAAACTTAAAAACCAACTCGATACAATCGTAAACTGTTCCGTTGTTGATTATCTTTCCAACAACAATACATTTAGTGTGTCTATTGGAATTTATACAAAAGGGCACAAAACAACCTACACCTACAGTAAAGAAAAGCTACCAAACGCCGATAACTATTACAACATTGGATCGGTAGCGAAAACGTTTGTCGGCGCTCTACTTGCGCAAGCGGTCCTTGATAAGAAAATCAACCTCGATGATGATATCCGTAAATACTTGCCGGGAGACTATTCCAATTTACAATACAGCGGCCATGGAATCCGCGTTAAGCATCTAGCAAATCATACTTCTGCCCTTCCAAAGACTTTCAGATCGCTTCCTACCAAAGTTGTCGATAGTTTAAGGGGGCTCACTATTCCGGAACAAGTAGACTATCTTGGAAAGTACAGTCGTGACAACCTATTTGACGATCTGAGGAAAGTCAAGCCCGACACCGTCCCAGGTACAAAGTTCAGTTACAATAGCACGGCTGTGATGGTACTTATTGCGCTATTGGAAAGTAGCTATAAAGATTCCTATGAACATCTTATCAGCGCATATCTGAAGGGACACCTTGGTATGCACTATACAACGCCCTATTTAGATGAGTCACAAATAAACGACGTTGTACAGGGCCATGATAATAAAGGTCAGCCTGTTCCATTTGCGAATTTGAGAGGGTTTTACTTTGGCCCCACAATGAATTCAACGATCAATGATATGTTGATCTACATCGAAGCCAACCTCAAACTAAACGATAGAGCCCTTGGTCTAACACATCAACTGACTTATGGAAAAGACGATGGATTTGGTATGGGGCTCGGTTGGATGATCAATCATGATGAACGTGGGGTTCGCTATTTCTATCACGATGGAAATACTAAAATAGGCTACAATACCTTATGTGTGCTGTATCCCACAGATGATTATGGTATCGTTATTATGGTCAACGACACCGTTGATCAACGCAAGGTCAGTGAACTTGAAAATGACATTAGACATCAGTTATTACTGTATAATCGACGACAGGTTCAGCCTTCAAGTTCCTACAGAAAAGAGGGACTAAAATAA
- a CDS encoding DUF3472 domain-containing protein, which yields MRYPKFTLLLCAVLASFLSCKKSEVQTNLEEKLSLRAASPGASGYEVPLGGNAFVTSAPSGAVEVINSNGLANWTNANSVISTYAKVPQAGALRVKIRAKVLPSGDSSTVKLTINGVSKQIKLKGGTLKDYTVGTYSLNAAGYIKMDLQGVSKSGGYFADVSHLILDSSATNGTVIYSDNNVDNTYYWSRRGPSCHLSYTIPTNQQVSYYYSEVKVPAGEDKIGSYFMANGFGQGYFGMQVNSATERRILFSVWSPYSTDNPSQIPAEDRITLNRKGANTTTGEFGGEGSGGQSYLKFNWTAATTYKFLLKGEPDNNGSTDFTAWFNDPSTNTWILIASWKRPKTNTYLTGFHSFLENFNADNGFLGRSAEYSNQWVRTVSGTWLKVVESTFTVDATYSNNQRIDAIGGITGNSFFLKNGGFFNTVVNPGTKFTQAGTGTAPSINLTTLP from the coding sequence ATGAGATATCCCAAATTTACACTACTGCTTTGTGCAGTATTGGCAAGCTTTCTGTCTTGCAAAAAAAGCGAGGTGCAAACTAATTTAGAAGAGAAATTATCGCTCCGTGCTGCATCCCCTGGAGCAAGCGGATACGAAGTTCCCTTAGGTGGTAATGCCTTTGTTACTTCAGCACCTTCCGGTGCAGTTGAAGTCATCAATAGCAATGGCCTGGCAAACTGGACCAATGCCAATAGTGTGATCAGTACCTATGCCAAGGTCCCCCAAGCAGGCGCTTTACGTGTTAAAATAAGGGCTAAAGTGTTACCTTCAGGCGATAGCAGTACGGTGAAGTTAACGATCAACGGTGTAAGCAAACAAATCAAACTTAAGGGTGGAACCCTTAAGGATTACACTGTTGGTACCTATTCGCTAAATGCGGCGGGTTATATAAAAATGGATCTTCAAGGTGTATCCAAGTCAGGTGGTTACTTTGCGGATGTATCCCACTTGATTTTAGATAGTTCGGCAACGAATGGCACAGTAATTTATAGTGACAATAATGTAGATAATACCTACTATTGGTCGCGACGGGGTCCATCCTGCCATTTGAGTTATACCATTCCAACAAATCAGCAAGTTTCCTATTATTATAGCGAGGTGAAAGTCCCCGCTGGAGAAGATAAAATAGGATCTTACTTTATGGCAAATGGCTTCGGCCAAGGATATTTCGGAATGCAGGTCAATTCAGCGACAGAGCGCAGAATATTATTTTCTGTTTGGAGTCCATATAGCACCGATAACCCATCACAAATACCTGCAGAGGACCGCATTACATTAAATAGAAAAGGTGCAAATACCACGACAGGAGAGTTCGGTGGCGAAGGTTCTGGCGGACAAAGCTACCTCAAGTTTAATTGGACTGCCGCTACTACCTATAAATTTTTATTGAAGGGAGAACCTGATAATAATGGAAGTACTGATTTTACGGCATGGTTTAATGATCCTTCGACCAATACTTGGATACTCATTGCAAGTTGGAAACGTCCCAAAACAAATACTTATTTAACAGGATTTCATAGCTTCCTCGAAAATTTCAACGCCGACAACGGCTTCCTGGGACGTTCTGCCGAATATAGTAATCAATGGGTTCGTACAGTCAGCGGAACTTGGCTGAAAGTCGTGGAAAGTACCTTTACGGTTGATGCAACCTATTCCAATAACCAGCGGATAGACGCCATTGGCGGAATAACCGGGAATAGCTTCTTCCTAAAAAATGGTGGTTTTTTCAATACTGTCGTAAATCCCGGAACGAAATTTACACAAGCAGGTACTGGCACAGCACCTTCAATAAATCTAACAACACTGCCGTAA
- a CDS encoding M20/M25/M40 family metallo-hydrolase — translation MKKILLIFFVLLILFIIGLFIRTLTYPFTRVKKSEVVPMPPAVNDSIVARFAGGIKIATISIGDSILFNHAPFEELNNYIRYNFPLIYRSLETYTINGHALVFRLKGSDKSLLPLLFLSHTDVVPPGSAAIKNNDSSLFQPSDQAIPPVSEIAEEWDYAPFSGAVANGRIYGRGSLDMKGMLFSLLEATEQLVREQVQPKRDIYLAFGFDEEVGGVRGAAKIADYFKEKGLKFEAVYDEGGLILEKGSVEGISSDVALIGCAEKGFLSLKIKVKGLGGHSSMPPTTSAIGQAAVIMQRLENHQMKAQINPIIQNFFQQVGDSMPFASRFAIANRWLLEPLFLAQLTKNHSTNALVRTTTALTMMKGSDAPNVLSPEVEFVVNFRLLPENTLKEVRDHVEQATSGFDVEIEQVDNAREASKVSTTDAKAYKMMEIAIRRLYPDLIITPYLTVGGTDAIKYQHLSDHIYRFMPIKINHAEQQSMHSTNEYISIENYLKMIDYFYYMMRHYDDEKI, via the coding sequence ATGAAGAAAATTCTCTTAATCTTTTTTGTCTTACTTATTCTATTTATCATTGGGCTTTTCATTAGAACGCTGACTTATCCGTTTACGCGAGTCAAAAAATCGGAGGTGGTGCCAATGCCGCCAGCGGTCAATGACAGCATTGTTGCCCGATTTGCCGGCGGTATCAAAATAGCCACCATCTCTATCGGCGACTCGATATTATTTAATCATGCTCCTTTTGAAGAACTTAATAATTATATCAGGTACAACTTTCCACTGATCTATCGCTCGCTGGAAACCTATACAATCAATGGTCATGCGCTGGTCTTTCGACTCAAGGGAAGCGACAAGAGCTTGCTTCCGCTACTCTTTCTTTCCCATACGGATGTCGTCCCTCCTGGTTCAGCTGCTATAAAAAACAACGATTCATCACTATTTCAGCCTAGCGACCAGGCGATACCACCTGTAAGCGAAATCGCCGAAGAGTGGGACTATGCACCTTTTTCGGGGGCAGTAGCCAACGGCCGCATTTATGGACGTGGAAGCTTAGACATGAAAGGCATGCTTTTCTCCTTACTTGAAGCGACAGAACAGCTGGTTCGAGAACAGGTACAGCCCAAGCGGGATATCTACCTCGCTTTTGGTTTTGATGAAGAAGTTGGGGGCGTACGTGGCGCAGCCAAAATAGCAGACTACTTCAAAGAAAAGGGCCTTAAATTCGAAGCCGTTTATGACGAGGGTGGACTCATTCTGGAAAAGGGCTCGGTCGAGGGAATCAGCTCGGATGTAGCGTTGATCGGTTGCGCGGAGAAGGGATTTTTATCCCTGAAAATAAAGGTTAAAGGTCTTGGTGGGCACTCCTCGATGCCCCCAACAACGAGTGCAATTGGTCAAGCGGCAGTCATCATGCAGCGCTTAGAAAATCACCAGATGAAAGCACAGATCAACCCCATTATCCAAAACTTCTTTCAACAGGTTGGTGACAGCATGCCTTTTGCCTCCCGATTTGCGATCGCTAACCGCTGGCTTCTTGAACCTTTATTTCTGGCTCAACTAACGAAAAACCATTCGACTAATGCTCTCGTGCGAACAACTACGGCACTGACAATGATGAAAGGCAGCGATGCCCCCAATGTCCTTTCACCTGAAGTTGAATTTGTTGTCAATTTTAGACTGCTACCCGAAAACACCCTAAAGGAAGTTCGGGATCATGTCGAGCAGGCTACAAGCGGGTTTGATGTTGAGATCGAACAGGTCGACAATGCCCGAGAAGCATCCAAAGTCTCAACAACAGACGCTAAAGCCTACAAAATGATGGAAATTGCTATCCGCAGACTATACCCCGATCTTATTATTACGCCCTACCTGACGGTGGGCGGAACCGACGCCATCAAATATCAGCATCTCAGTGATCATATCTATCGTTTTATGCCCATTAAAATTAATCACGCCGAACAGCAGAGTATGCATAGTACCAATGAATACATCAGCATTGAAAACTACCTGAAGATGATAGACTATTTTTATTACATGATGCGTCACTACGACGATGAAAAGATTTAA
- a CDS encoding DNA alkylation repair protein gives MALIKDIYTREFYQFIADQFHRVDNNFNREQFIKRVFAGSFHEMEWKQRTKHSTAVLHEFMPTSFPEAAALLRQVVEHLLKTKHPGGLEYVIFPDYIETYGIEDFETAVQSFEIVTRFISCEFAVRPFIINYGSRMIAEMERWSKSPHAQVRRLASEGSRPRLPWAMAIPSLKNDPTPILSILQNLHNDSSESVRRSVANNLNDIAKDHPHLVLDIAQQWKGISKNTDAIIKHGCRTLLKQGHPAILSFYGLDSSDFDVTNLSIHTPAVKIGEHLIFSFEIENGSSTAKSLRLEYGLYYQKSNGQLSRKVFKISERIYQGAEINRIERKQSFKLITTRKFYAGKHKISIIVNGREMVQQEFELLHI, from the coding sequence ATGGCCCTCATTAAAGATATATATACACGGGAATTCTATCAGTTTATTGCTGATCAGTTCCACCGCGTTGATAACAATTTTAACAGAGAACAGTTTATCAAACGTGTTTTTGCAGGCAGTTTTCATGAAATGGAGTGGAAACAGCGAACAAAACATAGCACAGCGGTCTTACACGAATTTATGCCGACCTCCTTTCCTGAAGCAGCGGCCTTACTAAGACAAGTTGTGGAACATCTTCTAAAAACGAAGCATCCGGGAGGACTTGAATATGTTATTTTTCCAGACTATATCGAAACTTACGGCATCGAAGATTTTGAAACAGCTGTACAGTCATTTGAAATCGTCACGAGATTTATCAGTTGCGAATTTGCCGTTCGTCCATTTATTATCAACTATGGATCTCGAATGATTGCGGAAATGGAAAGATGGTCCAAAAGTCCACATGCTCAGGTACGACGCCTTGCAAGCGAAGGATCTCGACCCCGACTCCCGTGGGCGATGGCAATTCCATCGTTGAAAAATGATCCTACTCCTATCCTGTCCATCCTACAAAACCTCCATAATGATTCATCCGAGAGCGTCAGAAGAAGTGTAGCCAACAATCTCAACGATATCGCTAAGGATCATCCCCATCTTGTCTTGGATATTGCCCAGCAATGGAAAGGTATCAGTAAAAATACAGATGCTATCATCAAACATGGCTGCCGTACCTTACTCAAACAAGGTCATCCAGCAATTCTAAGCTTTTATGGACTGGATAGTAGCGATTTCGATGTTACCAATCTCAGTATTCATACACCGGCTGTTAAAATAGGTGAACATCTTATTTTTTCCTTTGAAATTGAGAATGGAAGCAGCACCGCTAAATCACTACGTCTGGAGTATGGGTTATATTATCAAAAATCAAATGGCCAGCTATCTCGAAAGGTTTTTAAAATTAGTGAACGAATTTATCAGGGAGCTGAGATAAACCGTATCGAGCGAAAGCAATCTTTTAAATTGATTACCACCCGGAAATTCTATGCAGGGAAGCATAAAATCTCCATTATTGTCAATGGGCGAGAAATGGTCCAACAGGAATTTGAGCTATTGCACATTTAA
- a CDS encoding VOC family protein, which produces MKLTSIRLIANNIQQSVTFYEEILGLTAQWFTPDFAELSTSSITIAIGSTRTMQMFSDSPAIFGNTAPIIIEFLVENVDHEYIRIKNSDSKIVQEPTTMPWGNRSLLFCDPDGNLLNFFTPLSPEAIKKFGLDATN; this is translated from the coding sequence ATGAAATTAACATCCATTCGACTGATTGCAAATAACATCCAGCAATCCGTCACATTCTATGAAGAAATCCTGGGGCTCACCGCACAATGGTTTACACCAGACTTCGCCGAACTTTCCACCAGTTCCATTACCATAGCTATTGGAAGTACCCGTACGATGCAAATGTTTAGCGACAGCCCCGCTATCTTTGGTAACACGGCCCCTATTATTATTGAATTTTTAGTGGAAAATGTAGATCATGAATATATTCGGATCAAAAATAGTGATTCAAAAATCGTTCAGGAGCCGACAACAATGCCTTGGGGCAATCGCTCATTGCTTTTTTGTGATCCTGATGGTAACCTGCTTAACTTTTTCACGCCACTGAGCCCCGAGGCCATCAAGAAATTTGGTTTAGACGCTACTAACTAG
- a CDS encoding ATP-dependent Clp protease proteolytic subunit yields MTIDKNEFRKFAVGHCYVQKDLVDHYISGIEQSRMPLAMTPYITEERELRVSQMDVFSRLMIDRIIFMGAAVESNIANIVQAQLLFLQSVDPKKDIQLYINSPGGEVYAGLGIYDTMQLISPDVATICTGMALSFGAILLCGGAAGKRSALQHARVMLHQPLGGVQGQASDIEITANQVLKIKKELYDIIAKHSGQSYQRVHDVSDRDHWMVAAEAKEFGIIDDVLT; encoded by the coding sequence ATGACGATTGACAAAAATGAGTTCCGCAAATTTGCGGTAGGGCACTGTTATGTCCAAAAAGATCTGGTGGATCATTATATTTCCGGTATCGAGCAGTCACGCATGCCGCTGGCCATGACTCCATATATCACCGAAGAACGCGAACTGCGCGTATCACAGATGGACGTATTTTCCAGATTGATGATTGACCGTATTATCTTTATGGGTGCTGCCGTGGAATCCAACATCGCCAATATCGTACAAGCCCAGCTGTTATTTCTTCAATCTGTTGATCCCAAAAAAGATATACAACTGTATATCAACTCTCCAGGCGGCGAAGTTTATGCCGGATTAGGTATTTATGATACGATGCAATTGATCAGTCCTGATGTTGCAACAATCTGCACCGGTATGGCACTCTCTTTTGGCGCGATATTACTCTGTGGCGGCGCCGCCGGCAAGCGTAGCGCCCTGCAGCACGCACGGGTGATGTTGCATCAACCGCTGGGCGGTGTTCAAGGGCAGGCATCGGACATTGAAATTACAGCCAATCAAGTGTTGAAAATAAAGAAGGAGCTGTACGATATTATTGCCAAACATAGTGGACAAAGCTATCAACGTGTACATGATGTTAGCGACCGGGATCACTGGATGGTTGCTGCAGAAGCAAAAGAATTTGGAATTATTGACGACGTACTGACCTAG
- a CDS encoding RNA polymerase sigma factor, translating to MQQLINSNRTIDRKVLFMNLYKSTFPIVAKYVSRMGGNLDEAKDVFQDALLVYYEKIHLTETPLNNAIGYLVGTAKNLWLKRYGQSSPNLPLEQVDIALTTEESPSSARLFRFLEIAGRKCLELLKSFYYDQMSLQEIADEYGYSGVRSATVQKFKCLEKVRESVKEKSLVYDDFME from the coding sequence ATGCAACAATTGATCAATTCAAATCGAACAATAGACCGGAAGGTGCTCTTTATGAACTTGTATAAAAGTACATTTCCTATCGTGGCTAAGTATGTCAGTCGCATGGGCGGTAATTTAGATGAAGCCAAAGATGTATTTCAGGACGCTTTACTGGTGTATTATGAAAAGATACATTTAACAGAAACACCACTAAACAACGCTATTGGTTATTTGGTCGGAACAGCCAAAAACCTATGGCTTAAACGGTATGGTCAATCCAGCCCAAACCTCCCCCTAGAGCAGGTGGATATTGCTTTGACAACCGAAGAGTCTCCTTCTAGCGCAAGGCTGTTTCGCTTTTTGGAGATTGCCGGGCGCAAATGTTTAGAACTTTTGAAAAGCTTCTATTATGATCAAATGTCCCTGCAAGAAATTGCAGATGAATATGGCTATTCGGGCGTAAGGAGCGCCACTGTACAGAAATTCAAATGCCTGGAGAAAGTTAGAGAATCCGTTAAAGAAAAATCACTGGTTTATGATGACTTCATGGAATGA
- a CDS encoding bifunctional helix-turn-helix transcriptional regulator/GNAT family N-acetyltransferase, whose protein sequence is MELFEKTGKIALGSRLRYMASNITEEAARIHELYQIEFAPKWFPVFFILSEGDTKTITDIATEIGHSQPSVTKIVKEMIEAGLLEDNLRSMDKRRNMVGLSDKGKMLWERMKIQCIDIDRAIDGIILEATHNLWEALAEWEFLLEQKSLLKRVQEQKKMRESKDINIVPYNPAYRLAFKSLNEEWISTYFELEEADHKALDNPEEYILAKGGKIMVALYNDKPVGVCSLIKMNHPDFDYELAKMVVSPTVQGKNIGYLLGKAIIEEAKTLGASKLFLESNTILKPAINLYHKLGFQKINGFPSTYQRCNIQMELDLKNSLAQ, encoded by the coding sequence ATGGAACTATTTGAAAAAACAGGAAAAATAGCCTTAGGTAGCAGATTGCGCTACATGGCTTCCAACATCACAGAAGAAGCCGCCCGGATACACGAGCTTTATCAGATTGAATTTGCACCCAAATGGTTTCCCGTATTCTTTATTTTATCTGAAGGTGATACCAAGACAATTACTGATATAGCAACAGAGATTGGCCACTCCCAGCCATCGGTCACTAAAATCGTTAAAGAAATGATCGAGGCGGGCCTACTAGAAGATAACCTTCGCTCTATGGATAAACGGAGAAATATGGTTGGATTGAGTGATAAAGGAAAAATGCTATGGGAAAGAATGAAAATTCAATGTATCGATATCGATCGTGCCATTGATGGGATTATCCTGGAAGCTACGCACAATCTATGGGAAGCGTTAGCGGAATGGGAATTTCTCCTAGAACAAAAATCCTTATTGAAACGGGTGCAAGAGCAAAAGAAGATGCGTGAAAGTAAGGATATCAACATTGTGCCGTACAATCCAGCCTACCGCTTGGCATTTAAGTCCTTGAATGAGGAATGGATTTCCACCTATTTTGAATTGGAAGAGGCGGACCATAAAGCACTTGACAACCCTGAGGAGTATATTTTGGCAAAAGGCGGCAAAATTATGGTTGCTCTTTATAATGACAAGCCCGTAGGTGTATGTTCACTTATCAAAATGAATCATCCCGATTTTGACTATGAATTGGCAAAAATGGTGGTTTCCCCAACCGTGCAGGGCAAAAATATAGGCTATCTTTTGGGAAAAGCAATTATTGAAGAAGCAAAGACGCTAGGGGCTTCAAAACTGTTTCTCGAAAGTAACACCATTTTAAAACCTGCGATCAATCTCTATCACAAGTTGGGTTTTCAAAAGATTAATGGCTTTCCAAGTACTTATCAACGATGTAATATCCAGATGGAACTGGATTTAAAAAATAGCCTTGCGCAGTAG